TACTTCTCAAGAACAGCAGGAGTAAAAAGAATGTGCAGTGGCCACTGAACTTTGTAAGAAAggcccagagctgcccatccAGATGTGGGGGCTTCACGTGGAGATAATTCCCGGGAAGGCCCTTCACGAGTCTGAGAAGTATCTAAAACCAAATAAGGTACTGAATTATGTCATCTTCTTTGTCAGTGCAACCATggcaaggaaaagggaaagaacagaATTCAGAAGAGCCAAAGTAGTCTAGGCCATCACATAGGGCAGTAAAGGgtaaaaattagtatttcttTAACTTGAGAGAAGGGtaagtaattaatttaaaaacaaggtCACCATCTCCCCTCTTAATTTACATCTAAAAATGCAAGTAGATACCTTTATGTTCCTTTCCATGATACTCAATGGTTAagtgaagaagaggaagaaggttGTCATCATCTAACAGTACCTTATGAGCAGACTGCTGAAATGCAATGTTGACATCTGACAACAAGAGAACATGTATCAGCACAAGATGATGCAGCTAGTGCTAATTTTGCACCCATTAATTATTTACTCTTGGTCCTAAAAGACAAAATTGATGCACTATTGAcactcttttcttttaattacagttTCAAATACCTGCCATCAGAATGTTTCTGAGAGATTGTTTTCAGTCACTTTCTGAGACATTCTAATTCACAAGTGCTGTAGTTTCAAAACTAGAGAGTTAAGATAGAACTCTTCTGTACTGGACATGGCTTACCACTTTCCTGCTATATCACAATGAGGCCAGTTTGGTAAGCAAATAAGCAACACTCACCATGTTCAGTTACAGCCGTAGGTGGTGTCTTTAACATGTGCTGTGCGGTGTCGATGAAAGCCTGAAACAGCTCACCTCTTCCCAAAAGGTAAAAGTCTTTTATAATCTGTGGAGATAAATTTGTTGTACCTAACATACTAAAAACTGAGGAGAAATTTTAAGCATCCTAGCTGATGGCAcccatttttattatttggaCAAGTGCTGTTTCTAAACATAGCTCTGAATTTCATTCACTGACCAAAATGTCTAGGCTGCATTTGCGTCAGGATGCGAAGTACACATACCCCTCTAACTCTGTCTTCGAGCATACACTGATAGAACTTGGCCAATCTTGAGACTGGAAAGTGAAAACAGCTTTACCTAAATGAAGAAAGCCCAGAGTGTAAGGCAGTAAAGTatttaatagaaagaaaagaaagaaaagaaagaaatgaaagaaatgaaagaaagaaagaaaagaaagaaaagaaagaaaagaaagagctgCTTTAGCAAAAATGAAGTAGCAGTTTCATTACCTTCAGTTGTCCTAGTAGATCCGATTCCTCCACCATCAGTTTCCAAAGATGCTAGTGAAGATACAAAAATCAAACGAAAGAACAGAAACCTCCCCTCAGAATTATCTCGGCCATTCAGAGAGAAGAGTAGCTGCTGTCTTAAAACACTTGCGATGCATACAAAAAGAGCACCTATACAAAATACTATATAAAGTACAAGAGAACACAGTCAGAGTCCTGTGTAGCAGCTCATGCTACCAGTTAAAATTCTTGATATATATTGGCAAAAAACTCTGCCTAAGAAACCTGAAGACCTGTGGCAAAAGAATGCAAATTTCTATGAAACCCGTTCTACCCCAGCTTTGTTCTTGATTCTCTAACCTCCCCCTTTTCTTAggttctcctccctgccccaagtgaaaaaaagattaaaaattgcCAAAGCATGTGCACAGCAAGATGCCATCTATTATgctaaaagcaaattaaaagttctgaaataatttcaagtgaaataaaaaaaaaaacccaaaattcccttatTTCCCTCATGAAAGAGCATAGTATTTGTTAATGTCGTTTTGTCACTACAAGTTTGGTTTACATGAAGCTCTGAGACCAGTTAGAACAGCTGCACCATTGACATGTTTGTTCAATCACTGGCACTGATGAGCCCTCTTCTTCCAAGTCCTTCACAAACTTAGGAGTTTCTCAGCCTGCATAGTAGTTACCCTTCCTAGGATGCTCACCTCAGCAACAGTGCTCCGTATCCAGTCAACCACTGATTCAAAGTCCACCAAACTAAAAAGTGGTTGCTGCTTGAGTCGATGTAGCTCTGCTGCAAAAGTGTCCTCCTGGTTTTTTAGGATGGAGCCTGTGCAGCAATGAGAAGAATTTCAGAGAGTAAAAATGGATGCCATTTGGAGACGTGCAGACAGAACAGAGGAACAGAAAGGCTGTCCAGGCAGCATTGTTTCAGGTCTGGCAAGGAACGTGAAAAGGAGGCTTCAAAGTACAAGTACAAATGTATAACATTACTATTGCATGTACAGTTGCAGTATATTTACTTGCCTCGGCAGTGCTGTGGTGTCagtaaaacccccaaatatttTCTACATAAATGGTTGCTGCTAAAAGCCCTTTTTCGAGGACTGAGACAGATCTTCAAACCCACAAACTTTTCTCTAACATTAACCAGCTGGTTTGGGTCTCCCCATACCCCTGCCCCTTTCAAATCTATCCTACTTGCCTGAACTTGGGGACTTTGCGTTTTTTTTAACCAACTGAGCTAGAAgaccaatttttttcccccttgcttCTGCTACTGCAAGAAAACAGTCCACCTGAATTGGTCCTTTGTTCTCTGTAATGTGACTCAAGTAATTTAAGTACTTTTGTATGTAGGCATGCGCATGGTAGTGCCATCACAGGAGTCCTCCCCCACTGGACATAGAAATATATTTCCCAAACCACCCTCAATGTAAACTTTTCAAGCTCTCAAAGTGAACAAAGTGATCAGCTAGAAATTTCTCTCCCTTGCTGTCTTTAAGGCTCCATATAATTTGTCTTTCATAGCAACTTTGGGACTACCTTGCAAGTGAATCTCTCATGTTTGTGGATGCAAGCTAATCCCATGACACCATTCTGcaatatatacacacagagcAAGATGTGCCTTAGCGTCTGTTTGCAGCCTTTAGGGAGAGGGAtgcaaactgaaaagaaaacaaggccTTTGCAATTGCTTTATGCAGAGCAAATCACATGGTAACTTGCTGCTGGAAACTTGGAGACTATGTTTAGAAAGTGTTATCTACTCATCTTGTTCTTACACCTCTCCTTTGTAATCAATCAGAAGCAGAACACTGGGACTActgctctgtcctggcacaACTATCCATACAGTCTGAAGAATAATGGCCAATAGTCAGTGACTCATTAATGTCGCATTTTGGAAACTACACGTCAGTCACTCATAACTGAGCAAAGGTTGCAAGAAAGATGTTCCTTACCTTTTCTGGTCAGGTTAACATTCTGATTCTCAAACATCTGAACAGATTCTCCCACAAAGAGGATCTTCTCAGCAACCCGTACAGGAATGTATGAAGGCAGCATTTCTACTCTCAAAGAAAACTGCTTTAGAGATGGAGCTAACATGTTCTCCTCCTCAATCAAGCGCTGCCAGAGAcaccagggaaaacaaaaatcaagtgCAAAACAGTGTCAGAAAACCAGACAGAAAAGGTGTATaaaggggtgtgtgtgtgaggggggAATTTAAGAGCTTTGGAAGTAAGCAGAAAGGTAGCAGAACTGATTTGTATCATTTAACTAAGCCAGTAATCTTCCTTATACTTCTGGTATGCTAGCAGATCTCCCTGGAGATATTGGTTCCATCAGAGTGCAgcagaagggggaaaaagaagttaaaactTTGTGGAACAGCAACAAATTGGCTGTATTAAAGGGTTACGATACGTAAGAAAAAGGAGTGTTATAGTAAATGCATTACATCAGTCTTTTGCTGCCATAAAAATGTTAAGTAGCATTACCAAAAATAATCCTCCCCTACACCCATTCCTATGTTTCAACACTGTTAGAACACTTATGATACAGACCAAATATAAACACTTCCACTAGTGAGCAAATAGGATAAAGATCCAAAGGCTTACTAGCAAAGATAAGGCAATTTTCTCAGTTCCTGTGAAAGCTGTCTTAGAACAATACAGtaagttattaattttttctgaatgttaatAAGAAACTCCAGGTATGGAGGCAAGATCTTCCTTTAGGAATGCAATATTAATAATCTCATTTGGCTTTCTTGTTACTGGAGAATTAGTTTCAGTGGTCCATAATCCAGAAAAAATCACCCATGGTTTTGAGAATGTTTACCATCTacaaaattcttcatttcaatAGGAGAATTCAGTAATAATTTGTATACTGATGTTAACAGGTTGGCAATTCTTAAGATTCTAGCAACACTTTTAGATGAGGCAATACCCAAGTATTTTATCGATCTATTCCACTAAAACTCAAGAGTTCCTATTTTACTCTTTGACTGAAGAATTGCCAACACTGTTAGTTGATAATACCGAAGAAAGAAGTTGCTTAGTCTACAATTTCCACCATGGACCTAGAAGACTCAAcaattttcactttctttatCCAATATAGTGAAGTAACAGCTTTTTCCACTAACTGCCTTTTAAagttttcccctgtttttctCTGGGTGTAGTCCGTTTTCAGCAGAGACTGTTGGCACAGGGCACCTAATTAGTATGCAACACAGTTTCTGTGTAGTCACAGCAAAGCTGCATGTACCACACTAACTCCATAGGTGCCCATGAAATGTTTTCTCACCATAAACTAGAGGGTAAATTTAGAGTTGAACTTGCTCCACACTATTCTCTATTCAGACACTATTCAAATGCTCAGCGTGGAAGACTACTCCATTGAGAAAGGTGCTTTGCAAAAGGGCACTTTAATGGTATAGCATCTACAGGAAGTGTTACCACATTTCACCAGTGTGCTGGCAGGTTGCTCCCTTGCTTAGCAGTCCCTTGACTCTCACAGAACACATTTTCTACCAGTAATGTCAGTAGCATTAACCTGTTATGTAACATCTGCACAACTTGCACAACTAATGATTGTACAAAAAAGGCACCTGACCCAGCTGCCCATAGAAAGTGTGCAAATCAAATCAACAGCCAAGTTCCCCACACCCTGTTTCTTGCAATTGCTCACACTACCACCATTGCCTATGCTAAACAGATCAAGTGTTGACCATAAGGAATGAGGAACTAGTCAGTCAAGAGCAGTGGGCATGCAGCAGTTCCCATTACTTGACATCAGCGTCTATTCCATCCATAGGGCTTTCTACCGTGGGGTTATCCAGCTGTGCCAAACAATAGGTCTCTGTCCCTTAGGCCTAGCAGCAACCTATTACAGTATTATTTCACTTTACCATCCTAGAAGGTTTCAGTATAGTCTATCATAGCTCGCaccaaagtagaatgcaatacATATCGTTAGTTCACTAAGAACCAAAGATGCCAAGTTATGACTCATAGATCTTACCAGGTCCTGCAGTTCTCGTAGCTGTTTTCCTGTAAGCCCCCCAATTCCTAAGTCATCGTCATCTTCTTCGGGTTGGCTAGGGACATTTCCAGAAGAGGGGCCTTGTTTGATAAAGAACTCTTCATGTTGGTCTAGCAGCAATCCATGCAGCATCCAGGCAGAGAGCTGCTTATACATGACTCCATGACACACAGCCAGAATCCTGAGGTCATGTGAAGCAGTCAGTCAGGCGTTTGCACACAATAATCAAAACCTCATTGTATGTTGTCCAGAAAGTCCAGTTGGTCAGCCAAGGAGTATGGCAAGTAGTAAATGCCCAATGTGgtattttatatcttttttttttaaacagagaaagGTGGACAAAACTAGAAGGTGCAAAACTAAGCTAACATATCCTCTGAATATGTGGCTTCTCCATGGAAATCTGCTAGTATACCAGAGGTATAAGTCTGCAGTGGTTGCTGTTTCTACTCAAAGGACATTTTAAGTGGTTTGACCTTCTGCACAAGGACATACAAATATCAGAACACTCACGGAGTCACATTTATAATTTTGAAGGATCAAAGATCAGAGATCAGTGATATGcacaacaaagaagaaaaacctggGTCTGAAGTTTTCTAAGCCCTTAGCCTTAATTCTCACCACAAGCCTGACAGTCTTCCCCTGCATGCTATTCCTACTTTTATACCAAGGCTGTTTTGCATGTACTGTTTCAACAAGTAAGAAACACTTTGACACTAACGCCAGAAGAATGAAGTAATAGTTTTACTGGATCTACATACTTTTCAAGAGCACTGCGAACAGGAGGCAACCCCCCACAGCTATGTTTATGGACTGTCTCCAATATCTGGCACCCATGaatctgcagaaagaaaaggttagACTAGATCTGTTATTTGGGTATGTATTGACCTTTTTATACATTTAAACAATACACTTTCAGCTAACAAAAAAATACCTTCACAAACTGAACAAGTCTTGCAGAAAGAAAGGTGTAACATGCTACATGTAGTGATGAAAAAGGCCTTCTGTGTGTGGCTTTACACTCAAGCTTCTCTCAATactttcccttaaaaaaatgTAAGCATCTCTGGATTCTTAAAACATTAGCctctgccttttttatttcaggcaACAGCCATAAAAAACAgactcagaaaagaaaaattccaacCACCAGCATACTGTCCTATAAAATTCAAGACATCAAAGACTATGGGATAAGGGAAAAATTCAAATACAGTGTAAATGAATTTGTAAAATAGTCTCAATAATTACAGTAGAACTAGTAACAGGGCATCCTTACTGGAACTACATTATTTTCTAGTATTAGAAGTTTGGGATGGGGGCAGAAATTACTTTGTCAGTTAAAGAGAAAATCTGTTAAGAGAAACTAGCTGCAATTTTACTCTACCTTCTGAGTTTTGATCTGTTCCACCATGACCATCACAGAGGGGAAGAGTAACTGAAACTGCAGAACAAGAAGTGAAATATTGATTTAGGTTGTTATgtaaggaagagagaaaaaaactgtaCTTGAGTAACTGTGGACAGCAGTTGAAcacaataatttaataaaactaTTATTTGTGTTTCCTCACAAAGTAGAAACATGACATGCAAATCTCCAGGAAGTATGTCTTCCCTTCACTGGACCAAGATGCACAAAGTTACTATATTCCAGCAGTAGGTCAGGCTAAACACAGTCAGTGAGGAATGTGTGAGGGTCAAGGTGGAAGACCTTAGCTTTGTGTTGAAGTGCAGGTGATCCTCTGAGCATGATTAAGGAACTACAGATGTAGAGGCATTAGATAGAAATGGCATGACATGATGGAATAAGCCTCGTTTATCCCACCCACTTTCTTATTGGACTCAATGAGGGATAAGAGCAAGCAAAGAACACTACCTCTTTAATAACATGACATACCTGGTCCAAGGAGTAATTAACATGTGAGATGGAAAGATGTGGGTCAGCCAGAAACTATAAAGACAAAGCAATTAAATAAGATTAATTATCACAACCACTGGATGGTGACACTACCCAAGGTATGACAGCTACTAGTCTAGCAGAGATTAATCAAAACCtctaaaactgaaaacagaagctACAATAGTCTGAGACAGCAGACAAAGATGGAGCCCTTACTGAACTGAAGGAAGAGCGGACGACACTTAATAGGATGAAAAGTAATTTACAATGGCATCTCACAGGAATAATTCTCACAGGAAGGCATCCCTAACGTGGAAAGGAAAACACCTTGTTTCATTTTAGAAACTACTACTCATATATTAATTGCAGAAATGACAAGTTTTCACAATCTATCAGCAGCATTACAGCCTCCTGTTCTGTATCTCTCTCCTTTACCTCTTGTTCTAGGTCAAGTAGTGCTTGTCGATAAGGCTGCAGCACTGAATCAAGACCTGTACAGAAGGCTCTCAAATAAATGCCATGCAATCCACTCTGGTTTTGCTGAGATGGATGGTGATCCTGAAACCAAACAATAAAATCTGCATCAGCATCCTCGCACAAGTCTGAAGAGTAACGTAGTATCTGTGCAGTATCACAGCAGTAGTCAGTGCTCAGAACATGTTGAAATGCACCTTAGCTCACCACAAAGtgatcagaaaaacaaatacaaccTTGTCACAATTAGAGTTACTTGAGCAGACTTATATTTAGCTCTTTTGTTGACCTATGAAAGTGCTGGGAGCTACTGGTACCAGTGCTTCTTTTCACTTAGGTGTGCCTCTTGGATCTCAAGGGTCTTTGCAAATCATGAGGAGATAGTCATGAGCATCCTGCTCAATTGACAAACTCTGGCCAGTCTGCTGTGGTCAGAAATTATTACAAGACGTCCCCAAGAATAAGATTTTACATTTGATTAATTCCTCCTTGCTCTCTACCCTCCCTTACAAGCATCGCAGAGAGCTTTCTGGAGCTCTGCTCGGTGCGTGCGCGCGTATGGGCCACGGGCCACTCCTGTGTCCTGGGCAGTTTGGCCTTATAGCACCTGCCGCGCTCTTCCCGGGAAATACCTCGGCCCGGCGGCCCCACCTGCTGCTGTACGTGTCCCGTGTACTGCTCCACGAATTCGGCGAAGCGGATGTAGTCGGTGCCGAGGCGGCAGAGCCGGTTCAGGACGCTGGTCTCGCTGGGATGCAGAAACGGCAGCTCCTGAGACACCTGGAAGGGGAAACAGCGGTGACGGACGGACGGGCCGCGCAGGGTGGGGCGCAGGGCCCaggcggggcgggggccgggatGGGCTTTGCCCGGGGGTGGGCTTTGCCCGGGGCCGTGCCACACCTGGAGGCCGCCGCGCTTGCTCCAGGTGAAGGCCGCTCCTGGGTACCCgctcagggccagcagcagctcgtGGATCATCCTGCCGCGCGGGGCCGCGCGGGCTGCCGGGAGCAACGCGGGGGCCGCCGGGAacggcgggcggggggcgccgaGGAGACGGCGGGGAGGGCGGCACTGCGGAGCGCGGCGGGAGGGGTGCCGCGGGGAGGGGCGCCATGAGGAGGGGCGCCATGAGGAGGGACCCCGCGGGGAGGGACCCCGCGAGGAGGGACCCCGCGGGGAGGGGCGCCGCGGGGAGGTGCCGTAAGCGGTGCCGTGAGGGGCGCCGtggccccgcggccccgctcaCGTCCCGGCCGCTCCAGAGGCGCGTTGGCTTTGGCTCGCAGCAGGAGGACGGTGCAGTAAAGTGAGTGGCTGTGATGGCAAGTGCCTGTTCGAGAGGTCCCAATCCAGGACAACAGCAAATGCGCAGCCTTCTATGTAGACTTGGTTTCGGTATGTCTCAGTA
This sequence is a window from Camarhynchus parvulus chromosome 10, STF_HiC, whole genome shotgun sequence. Protein-coding genes within it:
- the TUBGCP4 gene encoding gamma-tubulin complex component 4, encoding MIHELLLALSGYPGAAFTWSKRGGLQVSQELPFLHPSETSVLNRLCRLGTDYIRFAEFVEQYTGHVQQQDHHPSQQNQSGLHGIYLRAFCTGLDSVLQPYRQALLDLEQEFLADPHLSISHVNYSLDQFQLLFPSVMVMVEQIKTQKIHGCQILETVHKHSCGGLPPVRSALEKILAVCHGVMYKQLSAWMLHGLLLDQHEEFFIKQGPSSGNVPSQPEEDDDDLGIGGLTGKQLRELQDLRLIEEENMLAPSLKQFSLRVEMLPSYIPVRVAEKILFVGESVQMFENQNVNLTRKGSILKNQEDTFAAELHRLKQQPLFSLVDFESVVDWIRSTVAEHLWKLMVEESDLLGQLKIIKDFYLLGRGELFQAFIDTAQHMLKTPPTAVTEHDVNIAFQQSAHKVLLDDDNLLPLLHLTIEYHGKEHKDTSQTREGPSRELSPREAPTSGWAALGLSYKVQWPLHILFTPAVLEKYNVVFKYLLSVRRVQAELQHCWALQMQRKHLKSNRTDAIKWRLRDHMAFLVDNLQYYLQVDVLESQFSQLLQQINATRDFESIRLAHDHFLSNLLAQSFILLKPVFHCLNEILDLCHSFCSLVSQNLGPLDERGAAQLSILVKGFSRQSSLLFKILSSVRNHQINSDLAQLLLRLDYNKYYTQAGGTLGSFGV